The proteins below are encoded in one region of Shewanella algae:
- a CDS encoding methyl-accepting chemotaxis protein: MNQAIFSNLSLRKLLITLFAALLALFCLSLGTIAYHLQEVKSQISLLEREYHSNDQAASLLQLVSGLRREQLGYSLRRVLNAPMSEESRQYLQDQTLAINSALAQLKQGAGQDTLVQLHKLDAPLQAFMGLHKQFLDRDSSDLPENTANMLTSMESWHIYNNVETELKALMELETNKVSSARSASEQAIQSLSSSLVIVFCLFVTLALGAGWFLLRRIFIPLGATTQVLEQIASGDLATEIPMEKFSSSEFKHLAETLGQMRNTLHEMISQIGAASVQLAAAVEEMTTVAAEAAEEMQQQRSEVDQVATAMTELQSSIADISRNTTQTADQANQGVLATTEGQQVVLQTLDTIQSSDAEITAASEVIGQLQKDSDSIAMVLEVIAQITEQTNLLALNAAIEAARAGEAGRGFAVVADEVRTLASRTQSSALEIKGTIEQLQQRAQHANEVMQKSRERMQGSVRCANEASDAIERISAAIGIINDMAIQVASATEQQTAVTGELGVNITNISDAASKVSMGTGHVSQSSQELSQLAHNLAHLISRFRT; this comes from the coding sequence GTGAACCAAGCCATCTTTTCCAATCTTTCTTTGCGCAAGTTGTTGATCACCTTGTTTGCCGCGCTGCTGGCGCTGTTTTGCCTGTCATTGGGCACCATTGCCTATCACCTGCAGGAGGTGAAAAGCCAAATAAGCCTGCTGGAGCGGGAGTACCACAGCAATGATCAGGCCGCCTCTTTGCTGCAACTGGTATCCGGCCTCAGACGGGAACAGCTGGGATACAGCTTGAGACGGGTACTGAATGCCCCCATGAGTGAGGAGTCACGTCAGTACCTGCAGGATCAGACCCTGGCGATCAACTCGGCGCTGGCGCAACTGAAACAGGGTGCCGGGCAAGATACCCTGGTGCAACTGCACAAGCTGGATGCCCCACTGCAGGCCTTTATGGGACTGCATAAACAATTTTTGGATCGAGACAGCAGCGACCTGCCGGAAAACACCGCCAACATGCTGACCTCCATGGAGTCCTGGCATATTTACAACAATGTCGAGACCGAACTCAAAGCCTTGATGGAACTGGAAACCAATAAGGTCAGCTCTGCCAGAAGCGCCAGTGAACAGGCAATTCAATCCCTCAGCAGCAGTCTGGTCATCGTCTTCTGCCTCTTTGTGACCCTGGCATTGGGAGCCGGCTGGTTCCTGCTGCGGCGAATTTTTATCCCCCTTGGCGCCACTACCCAAGTGCTGGAGCAGATAGCCTCTGGCGATCTCGCAACCGAAATTCCGATGGAAAAATTCAGCAGCAGCGAGTTCAAACACCTGGCCGAAACCCTGGGACAGATGCGTAACACTCTGCATGAGATGATTTCCCAGATAGGCGCGGCCTCGGTGCAACTGGCCGCCGCCGTGGAAGAGATGACTACAGTCGCCGCCGAAGCCGCCGAAGAGATGCAGCAACAGCGCTCTGAGGTCGATCAGGTGGCTACCGCCATGACAGAGCTGCAGAGCTCGATTGCCGATATCTCCCGCAACACCACCCAAACCGCCGATCAGGCCAACCAAGGGGTGCTGGCCACCACAGAGGGCCAACAAGTGGTGCTGCAGACACTGGACACCATTCAAAGCTCGGATGCGGAAATCACCGCCGCCAGCGAAGTGATAGGCCAGTTGCAAAAAGACTCAGATTCCATTGCCATGGTGCTGGAAGTGATCGCCCAGATAACAGAGCAGACCAACTTATTGGCCCTCAACGCCGCCATCGAAGCCGCCCGGGCCGGTGAGGCAGGAAGAGGCTTTGCCGTGGTGGCCGATGAAGTGCGCACACTCGCCAGCCGTACCCAAAGCTCGGCGCTGGAAATCAAAGGCACCATAGAACAGCTGCAGCAAAGAGCTCAGCATGCCAACGAAGTGATGCAAAAGAGCCGCGAGCGGATGCAGGGCAGTGTTCGCTGCGCCAATGAGGCCAGCGATGCGATTGAAAGGATCAGTGCCGCTATCGGCATCATCAACGACATGGCGATTCAGGTGGCCAGTGCCACCGAGCAGCAAACAGCGGTTACCGGTGAGTTGGGGGTCAACATCACCAATATCAGTGATGCCGCCTCCAAGGTGTCCATGGGGACGGGGCATGTGTCTCAATCCAGCCAAGAGCTGAGTCAGTTGGCCCACAACCTGGCGCATTTGATCAGCCGTTTCCGCACCTAA